The Equus quagga isolate Etosha38 chromosome 20, UCLA_HA_Equagga_1.0, whole genome shotgun sequence genomic interval tcAATATAAAAAGCTACtaatgagatgttttatacttttttctaatGAGGTTTTTGCAGTCTGGTGTGCATTTTACCCTTACAACTGTTCTCAGTTGGACTGGCCACTTTTCAGGTGCTTGGAAGCCACGTGTGGTGGTGGCTACTGTGTGGGACGGTGCAGGCCGAGGTCGGGGGTCGCTCTGCACATTCTAGACTAGAATACTCAGCGTCAGCTCTGACTCCTCAGAGCACGGAGGGTTGGCTCTTGTCTTCTCTCTAAAGACCCCTCTGGAAAGTTGCCTATACCGGCCAGTTTTATGGGTTAAATGACCTTCAAGGTGGTCAAGAGGGAGTTCTCAGATTTGCTTCCTTCCTCGCCCAACTCCTGGGCACATGCAGAGTCGTGCACAGGGCCGGAGGCTGGCTGGTAGGAGCCAAATCCCCAACTTTGCCCTGACAGGATTCTAGCATGTGGTCCCATCGCCCTCTGGACCCTGATCCATGCAGGAGGCCCTGGCCCCTCCAGGAAGTTGGAGTGGCCTCTCATGTTGCtcaggcctgggtttgaacccagaaCAACCCCCATGTGGGAAGCCTCTAGGGCTTTAGGGAGCTGCCACTCCATCAGGCAGGGGAGTCCTGGTGCCACACCTGTGCCTGGTGTGTATGTTCCCACCTTGTCCCTATAGCTCCCAGGCTGCCATTGACAGGTGCCACTACTCTACTCCATCCTAGTATTTTCCTTGGGTTTGAGGACATGGGCCCAGCACCCCAGCTGCAGGGTGACTCAGGGACATCATCACGCTCTTCTCCCTGAGCTCCTGTTGCCCACTCTTGAGTTGAGCTCATTGGTTGCATTCGGTCCTAAACCACAGCCCTCTCACTAGACTTTGAGCAGGCTGTGCTGCCCCTCATCCCCTCATCCATCATGAGGGAGGTTTTTGGCTCATGAGCTGTCTGTGCTGTCCCAGGTTGAGCCAGACCCTGAGTCTGGGACAGAGCAGGAGGTGTTTGCCACTGTGGAAGGTCCCAGCACCGAGGAGATGCCCTCAGACTCAGAGTCTCCAGAAGTCCTGGATGCACAGCTTGGCGTCCATCAGGAGCTGCTGGGGCTGGACCACCCAGGTGGCATAGTGGATTTCGTGGTGGCTGAGAGCACTGAGGACCTTAAGGCCCTGagcagtgaggaggaggaggaggaaatgggggctGCCCAGGAGCCCGAGAGCCTCCTGCCCCCCTCTGTGTTGGACCAGGCCAGTGTCATTGCTGAGCGGTTCGTCAGCAGCTTCTCTCGGCGGAGCAGCCTGGCGCTGGAGGACAGCAAGTCAAGTGGCTTCGGGACCCCGAGACTCACCAGCCGGAGCAGCAGTGTGCTCAGCCTAGAGGGCAGCGAGAAGGGCCTGGCCCGAGGTGGTAGCACCTCAGACCCCCTCGGCTCTCAGCTCCCCCAGGAAGTGGACACTACTGTGGGGGCGGCCATGGAGAGTGGCCCTTCTGTCAATGGGACACAGCCCCCAAGCCCAGGCTGCCCAGTGGAGCCAGACAAGTCTTCCTGCAAGAAGAAGGAATCTATGCTCTCCACCCGAGACCGGCTGTTGCTGGACAAAATCAAGAGCTACTACGAAAACGCAGAGCATCATGATGCGGGTTTTAGCATCCGGCGCCGGGAGAGCCTTTCCTACATCCCCAAAGGGCTGGTGAGAAACTCTGTCTCCAGGTTCAACAGCCTTCCCAAGCCGGACCCAGAGCCAGTGGCTCCGCTGGGCCACAAGAGACAGGCAGGCTCCCGGCCGGCTTCGTGGGCCCTGTTTGACCTCCCAGGACCAGGCGAGGCGGGCGCTGGGGAGCCAGCTCCTATCACAGATGCTGAGTTCCGCCCATCTTCAGAAATTGTTAAGATCTGGGAGGGAATGGAGTCTTCTGGGGGGAGCCCTCGGAAGGGGCCAGGCCAAGGCCAGGCCAATGGCTTTGACCTGCACGAGCCACTCTTCATCCTGGAGGAGCATGAGCTGGGGGCCATCACCGAGGAGTCAGCCACTGCCTCACCGGAGAGTGTCTCCCCGACTGAGCGGCCCAGCCCGGCCCACCTGGCGCGGGAGCTGAAGGAGCTGGTGAAGGAGCTGAGCAATGGCACCCAGGGGGAGCTGGTGGCCCCACTGCACCCCCGCATTGTGCAGCTCTCCCACGTGATGGACAGCCGCGTGAGCGAGCGAGTCAAGAACAAAGTCTACCAGCTGGCCCGCCAGTACAGTCTCCGGATCAAGAGCAAGTCAGTGACGGCCAGACCGCCACTGCAGTGGGAGAAGGCGGCTGCCACCGTTCCCCGCctgcaggaggaggctggagcgCCGTCAGGTGGCTCAGGTACAgtgatgggggcagggggtgggcccTTCCCTCAAATCTGGGGCAGAAGAGCCTTTTAGGAGCCAGTTGGCTCCTGTGGGAAAGTGACCCCTAAGAAACCAAAGAGAGGGCTGGACCCCACACTGAGGGCGGGGGTGTGCCCTGGCAGCTGGTCTAATGCCCCAAGGCCGAGCGTGCAGCCTGGCTGAGCCCTTCCTGTGGAGCAGAGGCCTCGGAGGAAGCGTGGCCATGTGCCCCTCTTTTCCAGGATAGCAGAAGCTCTCATCTCTTCCTTTGACTCCCGTTGTCTCCCTTTGTCCCCCgccttttcttcattcttcctgtttccttttgaTAAACGGGGCCGTGGATGGTCAATGAGATTTCTCTTCCGTCACACCCCAAATCCCACCCACCACCTTGCCTGGAAAGTGAATGGGAGACAGTCGAGCCCGCCCCGCTCCCGCCCAGTGATTCAGGCCGCTCTCTCTCCTCACAGGTAGGAGAAAGCCGGTGCTGTCCCTCCTCAACCCCGAGCAGCCGACGACAGGCCAGGAGCCCAGCCCGCCCAAGCCCTGCTCTGCCGGGGAGACGTCGCCACGGCGCTTCTCCTGCAGCCCCTCTGCTGCCAGCCCAAGGACCCCCTCCTCTGGTGTCCGGCCCTCCTCGAGAAGCCCCCTCAGCCCCTTCAATACTGAGACCTTCCACTGGCCTGACGTGCGGGAGCTCTGCTCCAAGTACGCCTCCTACGACGAGGCACTCCAGGCTGAGGGCAGCCGGCCCCGCGGCCCGCCCGTCTACCGCAGCCGCTCGGTGCCCGAGAGCATAGTGGAGCCGCCTCTGCCGGGCAGGGCGGGCCGCTGCAGCAGCCTGAGCTCCCAGAGGGCCCGCGCAGGCCTGGAGGCCGCCCAGCCGCAGCCTTCTGGGGCGCTGCCCCCAGGCGGGCCGGCCGGAGAGGGGGCCCTGTACGTGACCGCAGACCTCACCCTGGACAACAACCGGCGGGTGATTGTCATGGAGAAggggcccctgccccagccccctgtGGGGCTGGAGGACGGCGGTGGGCACGGACCAAGCCTGCCAGCggccagggtggggcagggccaggatttcCAGGAGTCTGCAGAGTATCGGCCAAAGGAAGAGGGTCCCAGGGACCCAGCGGACCCCAGCCAGCAGGGGAGAGTGAGAAACCTGCGGGAGAAATTCCAGGCCTTGAACTCCGTAGGTTGACTCTGAGTCCTGGGGGACAGAGGAGCCgtgctggggacagagaggacCTGGCATGCTTCCCACCCGGGCGCCCACCAGCCCTTGGAGGCTGTTCGCCCTGCTCTCCTGGGAGGGATGTGCCAGTGTGCTCGGCGTGCCTTCCCTGCTGTCTGTGAGTGCCTGGGCACCGCCCTGGGCTCCCGGCGACTTTCCACAGGCCCAGGCGagccctcccttcctctgaggCCAGTGTGGCCACTTCCCTTGTATATAGTTTTTCTCTTGTAAGAAGCCAAATATTTAAGC includes:
- the LOC124230680 gene encoding pleckstrin homology domain-containing family G member 3-like isoform X2, which encodes MGALLRKANLTGVPEPGSDARMPVSASLRQDGSQERPVSLSSSTSSSGSSRDSRGAMEEPNASEAAAENGAGSPRGRHPPNSNNNSSGWLNRRGPLSPFNSRAAAAPAHKLSYLGRVVREIVETERMYVQDLRSIVEDYLLKIIDTPGLLKPEQVSALFGNIENIYALNSQLLRDLDSCNSDPVAVASCFVERSQEFDIYTQYCNNYPNSVAALTECMRDKQQAKFFRDRQELLQHSLPLGSYLLKPVQRILKYHLLLQEIAKHFDEEEDGFEVVEDAIDTMTCVAWYINDMKRRHEHAVRLQEIQSLLINWKGPDLTIYGELVLEGTFRVHRVRNERTFFLFDKALLITKKRGDHFVYKGHIPCSSLMLIESTRDSLCFTVTHYKHSKQQYSIQAKTVEEKRSWTHHIKRLILENHHTTIPQKAKEAILEMDSYYPNRYRHSPERLKKAWSSQDEVSTHMQQGRRQSEPTRHLLRQLSEKARAAGMKAKGRRESEGSKSCRSPSGRSPTRAEKRMSFESASSLPEVEPDPESGTEQEVFATVEGPSTEEMPSDSESPEVLDAQLGVHQELLGLDHPGGIVDFVVAESTEDLKALSSEEEEEEMGAAQEPESLLPPSVLDQASVIAERFVSSFSRRSSLALEDSKSSGFGTPRLTSRSSSVLSLEGSEKGLARGGSTSDPLGSQLPQEVDTTVGAAMESGPSVNGTQPPSPGCPVEPDKSSCKKKESMLSTRDRLLLDKIKSYYENAEHHDAGFSIRRRESLSYIPKGLVRNSVSRFNSLPKPDPEPVAPLGHKRQAGSRPASWALFDLPGPGEAGAGEPAPITDAEFRPSSEIVKIWEGMESSGGSPRKGPGQGQANGFDLHEPLFILEEHELGAITEESATASPESVSPTERPSPAHLARELKELVKELSNGTQGELVAPLHPRIVQLSHVMDSRVSERVKNKVYQLARQYSLRIKSKSVTARPPLQWEKAAATVPRLQEEAGAPSGGSGRRKPVLSLLNPEQPTTGQEPSPPKPCSAGETSPRRFSCSPSAASPRTPSSGVRPSSRSPLSPFNTETFHWPDVRELCSKYASYDEALQAEGSRPRGPPVYRSRSVPESIVEPPLPGRAGRCSSLSSQRARAGLEAAQPQPSGALPPGGPAGEGALYVTADLTLDNNRRVIVMEKGPLPQPPVGLEDGGGHGPSLPAARVGQGQDFQESAEYRPKEEGPRDPADPSQQGRVRNLREKFQALNSVG
- the LOC124230680 gene encoding pleckstrin homology domain-containing family G member 3-like isoform X1, with amino-acid sequence MGALLRKANLTGVPEPGSDARMPVSASLRQDGSQERPVSLSSSTSSSGSSRDSRGAMEEPNASEAAAENGAGSPRGRHPPNSNNNSSGWLNRRGPLSPFNSRAAAAPAHKLSYLGRVVREIVETERMYVQDLRSIVEDYLLKIIDTPGLLKPEQVSALFGNIENIYALNSQLLRDLDSCNSDPVAVASCFVERSQEFDIYTQYCNNYPNSVAALTECMRDKQQAKFFRDRQELLQHSLPLGSYLLKPVQRILKYHLLLQEIAKHFDEEEDGFEVVEDAIDTMTCVAWYINDMKRRHEHAVRLQEIQSLLINWKGPDLTIYGELVLEGTFRVHRVRNERTFFLFDKALLITKKRGDHFVYKGHIPCSSLMLIESTRDSLCFTVTHYKHSKQQYSIQAKTVEEKRSWTHHIKRLILENHHTTIPQKAKEAILEMDSYYPNRYRHSPERLKKAWSSQDEVSTHMQQGRRQSEPHQPPYSRATLPSRQRGLVVPGLKGRRKSEPTRHLLRQLSEKARAAGMKHAGSAGTLLDFGQPAHPRGLQPEAEGAAQEEQEEEEEEVVEEEEEEEEQAFQVSLEDLAGHEGSEKGARPEPPGSEEEEEESLAVAEQAKGRRESEGSKSCRSPSGRSPTRAEKRMSFESASSLPEVEPDPESGTEQEVFATVEGPSTEEMPSDSESPEVLDAQLGVHQELLGLDHPGGIVDFVVAESTEDLKALSSEEEEEEMGAAQEPESLLPPSVLDQASVIAERFVSSFSRRSSLALEDSKSSGFGTPRLTSRSSSVLSLEGSEKGLARGGSTSDPLGSQLPQEVDTTVGAAMESGPSVNGTQPPSPGCPVEPDKSSCKKKESMLSTRDRLLLDKIKSYYENAEHHDAGFSIRRRESLSYIPKGLVRNSVSRFNSLPKPDPEPVAPLGHKRQAGSRPASWALFDLPGPGEAGAGEPAPITDAEFRPSSEIVKIWEGMESSGGSPRKGPGQGQANGFDLHEPLFILEEHELGAITEESATASPESVSPTERPSPAHLARELKELVKELSNGTQGELVAPLHPRIVQLSHVMDSRVSERVKNKVYQLARQYSLRIKSKSVTARPPLQWEKAAATVPRLQEEAGAPSGGSGRRKPVLSLLNPEQPTTGQEPSPPKPCSAGETSPRRFSCSPSAASPRTPSSGVRPSSRSPLSPFNTETFHWPDVRELCSKYASYDEALQAEGSRPRGPPVYRSRSVPESIVEPPLPGRAGRCSSLSSQRARAGLEAAQPQPSGALPPGGPAGEGALYVTADLTLDNNRRVIVMEKGPLPQPPVGLEDGGGHGPSLPAARVGQGQDFQESAEYRPKEEGPRDPADPSQQGRVRNLREKFQALNSVG